A genomic region of Arachis stenosperma cultivar V10309 chromosome 9, arast.V10309.gnm1.PFL2, whole genome shotgun sequence contains the following coding sequences:
- the LOC130948805 gene encoding uncharacterized protein LOC130948805, with translation MDFSSRDINEDSILRCPFLRNINEPTNFSFSSPLAFSMPVREAKGPIFEDGPNFDLAFRLFHGSDGVVPLSERSFRRTEKVKPEAPSSQFNPLAAKAATISLSSFGFCGAFGFDAFSEKWNNQKRKSKSSKNEPSSQDGSHHEATGNDWLQNGNCPIAKSYRAVSNVLPLVAKVVQLPPGMKYKCPPAVVAARAALARTAFAKNLRPQSLPTKVLAIGMLGMAANVPLGVWREHTKKFSPSWFAAVHAAVPFIAMLRKSVLMPKSAMAFTIAASVLGQVIGSRAERYRLKAVAARKVSIPDTSDVASTSASASASDLASALDKLQIVKTKERHCGETMDWNAVSLQLAGPSSTDVFC, from the exons ATGGATTTCTCTTCAAGAGACATAAATGAGGACTCTATTCTTAGGTGCCCATTCTTGAGGAACATCAATGAACCTACTAACTTctcattttcttctcctttggcTTTCTCCATGCCT GTGCGTGAAGCTAAAGGTCCAATTTTTGAAGATGGTCCCAATTTTGATTTGGCGTTTAGGCTTTTCCATGGAAGTGATGGTGTCGTCCCCCTATCTGAGAGATCTTTTCGACGTACAGAGAAAGTGAAGCCTGAGGCTCCCTCATCCCAATTCAATCCTTTGGCTGCAAAGGCTGCTACCATTAGTCTGTCATCATTTGGATTTTGTGGGGCTTTTGGTTTTGATGCATTTTCTGAGAAATGGAACAACCAGAAAAGAAAATCCAAATCATCAAAAAATGAGCCTTCTTCACAG GATGGTTCACACCATGAGGCAACAGGCAACGATTGGCTGCAAAATGGTAATTGTCCAATTGCAAAGTCATACCGAGCAGTTAGTAACGTCCTCCCACTTGTCGCAAAGGTCGTACAACTTCCTCCAGGGATGAAATACAAGTGCCCGCCAGCAGTAGTTGCTGCTCGGGCAGCTCTAGCACGCACTGCATTTGCAAAGAACCTTCGCCCTCAGTCCCTACCCACGAAAGTTCTTGCAATTGGGATGCTTGGAATGGCTGCTAATGTTCCCTTGGGTGTATGGAGAGAGCATACAAAGAAATTTTCACCCTCATGGTTTGCTGCCGTCCATGCAGCCGTTCCATTCATAGCAATGCTAAGGAAGTCTGTCCTGATGCCCAAATCGGCTATGGCGTTTACTATTGCAGCATCTGTGTTGGGCCAAGTGATTGGATCAAGGGCAGAGAGGTACAGGTTGAAGGCAGTCGCTGCAAGAAAAGTATCTATACCAGATACCTCTGATGTCGCATCTACTTCTGCCTCAGCTTCAGCTTCGGATTTGGCTTCGGCTTTGGACAAGTTACAGATTGTTAAAACAAAAGAGAGGCACTGTGGTGAAACAATGGATTGGAATGCAGTGTCTCTTCAGCTTGCTGGACCATCATCAACTGATGTATTTTGTTGA